Below is a genomic region from Eupeodes corollae chromosome 1, idEupCoro1.1, whole genome shotgun sequence.
ttcggtgagatgaaccatgagatcaccagtggacctattgctacaaaagccgtattgccggtcattaagaagcttccgttcctcaagatatttcttaagctgataattaatcagcgtttccatgaccttagaaagaagggacgttagtgctatcggtcggtaatttgtgggagaagaagattcgcctttttttggaattggctgaacaaatgcagttttccaactactcggaacgagcccagaagaataggatagatggaaaagattacgcagtggttttgctagcgtggaagaacacctcttcagaataatagcggggataccatctgggccagcggatttatgaatgttgagatctttaagaactctcgacacagttcgagtacgaaaaaagattggtcccatagaatcatttacgcgttcaagaactggaggagtcatgacactatctggtaaggttgaattttcggcgaactgccttgcaaataagttagctttatcaatagagctaactaaaggatagctaatctatgagtggcacttgcatcaacgaaacagaaaatcttgacatcctcggaatgtgcatcagcaaccaccttttgtggaacgatcacatacgcgatgctgccaaaaatgccgcaagatgtctaggttttttgagacgttgcaagaaatttttttctccgtctgatctggctacaatctacaaaacctatatacgtccgaaacttgaatataactctcatctctgggctggtgctccagtaacttatttaagcctcttggacagtattcaaaaaagagcttttaaaatgattggtgacataaacatcatcaactcgtttacatcactcgaacatcgacgcaaggtttcttgcctcacccttttttaccgttattttaacggactatgctctagtgaaatagccagttgcattcctccccttaaacaatttaaccgtaatacccgcgcttctaggaatgcccatcagtttacccttgagcccaacttcggacgtactatgaagtacagagattcttttttagccgtactacgcgaatgtggaacgccttgccacgctctatctttccctgtcattgcaatgttcagaaatttaaaaccaatatacaccgacacctcctatccaacccttccctcttttcctaatgctcacactgtgtctttggcatattaaaggtataaaaaacccttttagtgtttgctaattataaaaaaaaaaaaaaaacaatttaatttgatcaaaCATATCGTTTTTATTTAAGCATTTAGTCGTTACAATTCATTGATCTACAatttcccatacattttctatGGGGACTGTGCTATTCATCAAGGGTGGATCCAGATTGTTAATCAGAGGGGGAGGGTCACGCACTTAAAATATGGACGGGTTTTTacttaccgcttaaaaatgttctttaaagaagGCTAAACACGCTGTCCGTTTTTAAGATGCACAGCCCAAATGTTCCCTTTCATGTATAGGGAACGTAAAAATGCGCCAAATAGCATTTGATAACGTGTTATTTCGTCATTGTcgttaacattttgaacagCAAATATAGCTTTATCACTACCCTTGTGAACATACTTACAAATGTATTTGATAGACTTCACCGAACTGCATAGTTCAACGTTTATGTGCGCTTTGTAGGTTTTGCAAAGCAATGGCGAATTATCAATATCTACTCTCACACCATTTGACAGACGCAATTCATATGATTGACCACCATTGTCTACGTCTCTACGTCGATAAGATGGATAACCGTCCATATTGGTGATAGTATCAGTTTCACATGGCTTTGGAAAACGTTTTGTACATTTTCCATTATCCATACATGGCGACATCATGTTTAGAGTGCCACATGGACCATGGATTATATTTGTAGTAacaatgttaaacaattttggATCAACATTCGGATCTggaatatatataattttgtcaatttcttcTGCGCGTATTTTATCCAccaaccaaattaaaatatgcGCATGAGGTAAACCTCGTTTTTGCCATTCCACAGAGTAAAGCCAACAACGCGTTTCACCAAATACCGAGTAATGTGTAATCAAATTcatcaaagattttaatttttgtttaaagacatGTGCAGTGACATCATGGCGGTGCATCGATGTTTGACCTGGCaacagtaagcttttgattacATCCCAGTTTGGATTACACGTAAATGTGATAAAAAGATCAGGTCGGTCGTATGCACGTACGTAAGTCATGGCATCTTGAATATATTCCTGCATATGACGCGGGCTACCAGTGTATGATGATGGGAGAATATATGCGGTACCAATATTGTTGATGTCATTCGTTGCATCTACGTTGCCGATTACGGCGTCACGTAAATGAATGTACTTCTCAGTATGAAGTTTtgcttgattaaattttatgtatcgTAACCTCTCACTTTCGATAAAATCAACAactactaataaattaaaaattaattaaaaaaacattgtccagcagacaaaattgtgaatctaaaccattctcagatccccttgaacacacacaaaaaatttcatcaaaatcggtccagtcgtttaagagaagtttagtgacatacacactcacagaagaattatatatattaagatatgaaacgtacatttttaattagccattagtttaacaaatgtgttacttttgctgtttttgggacatttatattcttgaaattcgtgttttttttttaaataagccgaattaagaaaaaaaattagagaaagttcaaaaaaaatctatcgggtaatatctgaaaaaaattcgaatttgcTCCAAATATGTGTATGGGGACTGctattatttttagtattaaaacatgaaaaaacgCCTTAAGCTCATCGGCTTAGTTTCAATCGGCACAGTGGTTTATGTTTTAGgaccaggacagacagacagagggATGGAATGGGAGACCCACTTTTGTTGACTTTTCTAACATCGTAATGTAatgtttgattcgaaatttgtttacgaatgcaaataaaaatcaattaaatgatcgctatttatgtgcataaaaaaataagatggaattgaaggtTAGTTTTAGGAAtataaaggcaacttaatataaaattgacgatctcttattcaaggtttctttttaaaaacctgaatatttgctttgggtattttataaaaattatttaaagcattacaaacattttaaatatttttgacaataaaccactttttggtgaatgtcgttaaattactaacaattcTTTACTTCCACAACTTAACAGCacaagctttatggctcatatgacccgcCCCCCTATGGATCATCCATTGTTTTTTAACAGCTTTGAACGTTTTAATCCACCAGTGAAAGCTCGTCTGCGATTATCCTCACGCTTACGTTAAGGTTGAGTTGGGTTCTAATTTCTCTAGATAtaataaaaggattttttttcattgattttgtcttcgcattgttgtttttttttcttgatctgCAACCTCGATAAACCATTTGGAATGActttttggatttgtaaaattttattaatcggCAGATCActgatttttgaattaaatatttttccgaTATTTTAACTTGACTCATTCcacctttatatttttttcttttatttcgttggAGTATTTGTTTCCAGCCATTTTACAAAACTCAAAGCGAACTGAATAACACCTAACAAATAGATTCAACTGCACTCGTTTGCCAACACCTTTAATATGAGCAAGGAATTTCGTAGTTAACGGACTAAATTTTCTCTATTAATAAGAAAACGAGAGATAGCAATAAAAAGTTGCTTTTGTGgtaacgaatacaaaattaaattaactgtCGTACTTATGTCATATTTAAATGGACCGTTATAAAAACTATATTCTCTTGTGGTCTTTTTTGAAGTACATATGTACGTCATAATgtattacattttgaaaaacatattacatacaaaaaaataacatgattTGTTTAAGCAATTAATTTTAGAGGGGCATAAAGATGGAGGTAGTTTAATTTGCTAATGTTTTAGCCAACACTGTATgccttaagaaaaataaattgatttttctagtatctgaaaataatcaaatatgttttctgaaacactgaatgtttaaaaaaaaaaaacgatgataTAGACTGTTGAGCCTAAAatcatttacaaatatttaagcttTCGAAATTTGCTAAATTTTGGGGGTTAAATATTGAACTACGATTTTGCAGCTCCCGGGCTAAAAGACGATGTGGTGTATAATCTTTATAATACAGATATTTGTGATTTTATGATAATGTGACAGCCATGGCTTTTTTAAGGAATGGTCTGATAAACATGGCTTTCTAAAATGTATTTGCAAAACATCCAACATAGGCAATTAAGACGTATTAATTCTGATTTATTAAAGGAAGATCTAGGAAATTTTAACTGGAATTCAATCTAGTGCCAGCCAGACTCTTATCAGAAATTGAGCttcttaaatgaaattatgGGTAAGTTCATTAATGGGCAGGTTTAGGCAACATCAGGGACTTGAtttacagtcaacttcattccatgaatgtaaattttgaccaaggcttctagttagtttttcaagtgtcatgaattttaaattcagaactttactttgcAAACCACTACTTTATGTTCATAGTACAAatactaccaaaaacattattgtctaaaaaaacactcctcaggtaagctacaagtccatcacgatttgtattttgtattttgaagaaatattacgTATTTCTTTTCCGAATTGACaataatttacagaaaatattaaatggagCTGGAAATGAAATAGACAttacttaatagttagggaaatttttcttgactaactttccattaaagttgccttaattggggggtaattttttggcagctggccaatcagaaactagaaacttgcctaactttcaagtcccttaggCCGTCTGATCCTGCCCTTTCTCTAATAAACCCttcttctttgacaaatcataggaagtacttgaaattttgttttattgttgaaataataaatggaaacatttcatcaccatcagttcttggtagtttaaactttagttttaataGTTCAAGTATAAGAatccagaaaccattgaatactaatttacatagccccttaaataaattaattgaaatctataataaatttcacACTTTCTGGTATTAATTCATCAAATTATagtatacaaattatataatgcaaattaatgtttttcaacaGCCTAATTTAAGTTTTAGATCTTAAATAAGTCCTACCATACATAACTCATACAACTCCATACTTGGTCCAGGCGCTTATCCCATACACaacaattgaaatttgaaaaaataaaacttttccaagaatttttttagaaactgATTATTATTACCTTTTCCaaagtgtttgaaaaaacttaacaaaagcaAACTACTCTTAACATACATACTTACAACAATCTGGGGTTATCGAAAAGGACAGTGGCATAACAACATGGTTGCACACCTTTAATTTTTCGAATGCTGCTGTAAAACTTATTCATAGGTAAACAGGTCGGAAACATTCGGTCCACCTGAAAAACGTTCTCTCTGCTCttcttccaatttgacaaggtgTACCGCAGGGTTCAATACTTGGACCGCTTTTAGTTTTGCCTGTATgttaatgatttattatttcTAGTCAGATACTGTTCAATACAAATGTTTTCCAACGACCTATAGTTGGACATATATTAAAATTAGCTACCATCTTGGGCTTAAAGAATATGTGTGTTTTCCAAGATTTCGAAATATTTCGTTTTGGTCTCAAGAAAATAGCCTTTTATTAAACCCCAAAATATTagtcaaaaaagtttaatttctgtttttaagGAACGCACCTTTTAATCTTTTATGACAGTATTAAACCGTGTTTCTCCTGTGTTTCGAAAGCAAATCTTTGTCAAACACAAAAGCGAAAATCAACTAATTATTCgtataaaatacttaaacttaatCATTCTGTCCTACAAATAACTTTACTTACTTTTACTTTATTCACTTAAGAACTAATCTTTTCTTTCTCCATAATACTTTCTTCAGAATTAAAAACCACAcacaacattttcttaaaaaaatatatatatattatctGGTATTTAAAACAAGCTCATGTAAACATCTATTGAGAAAcgggaaattttaaataaaaacaggcCGCCAGCATTAAGTGATCTGAGCCATGATCTACGTTTGGGAGAGAgccaatttgtttgcattgtcTTACCGTGGGCAAAGTATAGATGGACATCAACTTCAATACTGCAGTTTTATGCTTTGGTTTCTTTGGATCTTCTAGGCTGTAAAATAAATGATCGATTGCCACCCATTTGCCTTGAAATATTGAGGCATATGCCACCCCTTCGTAATGGTTGTAAGCCGAACACAGATTTAATGCGTGAGTTAATGTTCCAGTCGAAAAAAGATTCGAATCTTTTGGAGGGTTGTCCTTGCTCTGAATATGAAGggaaatattcaaatttcatAATCATTTGTGTTGTAATCAAATCAACCTACATTTTGGGGGATGTTCTTGTTGTTGCACTGAACGCTGTCAATATGTTGACAAGTATCGGTAATGCCTAATTTTTCGGATATAAATTTCTTTCCAGTTGGTTGAGAACCATAACCTTCACATGAGGTGAGAGATGTCCTCGTGAGTCTTTCATAACACAGTTTCCCAGTGGTTATTAATTCGAAAGGAGCAGAATTAGCATCGAAATTAAAATCTCCCGTGAGAATAATTGGCATCCGATGCGATTTGCCAGGCTTAACAAGCGAGTGTCGATCCAGTTCTGCCAACAAAACCATTATCTGCGCCAGCCGGACGTCCTGACGTCTCGGATTGAATAGCAGGTGTGTTGTACTAACCAGTAAATTGGC
It encodes:
- the LOC129938689 gene encoding protein angel, producing the protein MNPFLKRLPKIPAIFNNHCKLTTRNTNQQRNIYRLINEPPVPFKNMWPHERVNHEYFSTNASSGYRNWKNCCPDKPGAQEPGVPFKIVSYNILAQDLLLGHLELYTRSRKNYLKWNYRLDRLKETIVEQRPDIICLQEVQQDHLEDIKSSIQSRLPSMSCIFQKKTGVKTDGCAIFYNSNLFDLVLWDVVEFYRPDIQLLDRHNIALITKFKCKSENLQANLLVSTTHLLFNPRRQDVRLAQIMVLLAELDRHSLVKPGKSHRMPIILTGDFNFDANSAPFELITTGKLCYERLTRTSLTSCEGYGSQPTGKKFISEKLGITDTCQHIDSVQCNNKNIPQNSKDNPPKDSNLFSTGTLTHALNLCSAYNHYEGVAYASIFQGKWVAIDHLFYSLEDPKKPKHKTAVLKLMSIYTLPTVRQCKQIGSLPNVDHGSDHLMLAACFYLKFPVSQ